GGCGTGGGGCCGTTGATGACGGCGGCCTGCTCGAGCTCGCGGCGAGGCACGCGGCGCTTGGGGTCGGCGATGCCGTGCGGGTGCACGACGATGTCGGCGCCCATCTGCACGAGCGCCTTGGTGAAGCCCAGGCGGTTCTCGTAGACCGTCTCGTGCACCACCGAGGTGCCCTCGGCCTGGGTGAGGGCGACGATCAGCGGCTGCTGCCAGTCGGTCATGAAGCCGGGGTGCACGTCGGTCTCGACCATGACGGGCTTGAGCGGCTTCTCACCGCGGCGGAACGTGATGCCCTCGTCGGTGATGTCGAAGTCGCCGCCGACCTTGCGGAACACGTTGAGGAAGGTCAGCAGCTCGTACTGGCGCGCGCCCTTGACGAAGATCTCGCCGTCGGTCACGAGCGCGGCGCACGCCCACGACACGGCCTCGTTGCGGTCGAACAGGCTGCGGTGGTCGTAGCCGCGCAGCTCCTCGACGCCCTCGATGAAGATGACGCGGTTGGGCTCGTAGGAGATGATCGCGCCCATCTTCTGCAGCACGCCGATGAGATCCATGATCTCCGGCTCGATCGCCGCGTTGCGCAGCTCCGTGACGCCCTTCGCCTTGACGGCCGTGAGCAGCACCTGCTCGGTCGCGCCGACGCTCGGGTACGGCAGCTCGATCGTGGCACCGTGCAGGCCCTCGGGGGCCGACAGGCGGATGCCGCTGGGCTGCTTGTCGACGATCGCGCCGAACTTGCGCAGCGCGTCGAGGTGGAAGTCGATCGGGCGGTCGCCGATGCGGCAGCCGCCGAGGTCGGGGATGAACGCCTGACCCAGCAGGTGCAGCAGCGGACCGCAGAAGAGGATCGGGATGCGCGACGAGCCGGCGTGCGCGTCGATCTCGTCGAACGTCGCGGACTTGGCGCCGGCCGGGTCGAGCACGAGCGATCCGGGCTCCTCGCCCGGCGTCACGTGCACGCCGTGCACCTCGAGCAGCGAGCGGACGACCTCCACGTCGCGGATGTCCGGCACGTCGCGCAGGATGCTGGGGGTCTCACCGAGCAGCGAGGCGACCATCGCCTTGGTGGCGAGGTTCTTCGCGCCGCGGACGTCCACCTGACCCTTCAGGGGGTGCCCGCCGCGGATCTCGATGATGTCAGCGTCGACGCGCTGGCTGGGCTCCGTGGTGCCGAGAAGAGTCATGGTGCAGGTGGCCTCACATCGTCGGGGCGGCTGGTTACCGCCGTTCGGGGGCCGTCTGCCCCGTTCGGGGGCCTCCGGCCGGGCTCACGTCACCGGGAGGGTGCGTGGCCGCCACGCCTCGCGGCGGGCCTCGAACTGCGTGATCGCATCTGCCTCGCGCAGCGCGAGCCCGA
This genomic interval from Microbacterium sediminis contains the following:
- the murA gene encoding UDP-N-acetylglucosamine 1-carboxyvinyltransferase, translated to MTLLGTTEPSQRVDADIIEIRGGHPLKGQVDVRGAKNLATKAMVASLLGETPSILRDVPDIRDVEVVRSLLEVHGVHVTPGEEPGSLVLDPAGAKSATFDEIDAHAGSSRIPILFCGPLLHLLGQAFIPDLGGCRIGDRPIDFHLDALRKFGAIVDKQPSGIRLSAPEGLHGATIELPYPSVGATEQVLLTAVKAKGVTELRNAAIEPEIMDLIGVLQKMGAIISYEPNRVIFIEGVEELRGYDHRSLFDRNEAVSWACAALVTDGEIFVKGARQYELLTFLNVFRKVGGDFDITDEGITFRRGEKPLKPVMVETDVHPGFMTDWQQPLIVALTQAEGTSVVHETVYENRLGFTKALVQMGADIVVHPHGIADPKRRVPRRELEQAAVINGPTPLHGADIVVPDLRGGYAYVIAALAATGTSRVTGIRLLSRGYERFLDKLRALGADFDVVG